The Bacillus sp. Bos-x628 genome segment TATGTTCCTGTGATATTTGAGCTTTGGGATGAATTAAAAGCAAAAATGCTTCCAAGCTTTGAAACAAGGAAATCGCGCTGTGAGCAGGAAGATATGCTAAAAGGGATCGTCAGTATGATTGCCGCCTTTTATTGGATAAAAGGTCAGCGCCTTGCAACATTAGAATGGGAAGAAGTCAAACAAGAAACGTTTCCTGTTGCACCAATTAATTGGACAGAGCGATTAGATTTCATTTTGTTGAAACCTACCCAATACCACTGTTTGATACAATTGGACGAGCTTTATACAGAACTGAAAAAACAGTATGGAAAGTACAAAGCAATAAAAAAGCGAAAACAAACACGTTAAAAAAAGCACTTGCCTACCTGCGGCAAGTGCTTTTTTGTTATTCATCTTCTTTTCGAGAAGTAGAGTTAGCTTGTGTATTTGAACTTTGCGAATTGGCTTTAGAATTACTATTCTTTTTATCTTTATTGTTGCTGTCATTCTGTGAGCTGTTGTTTCCATTTGAGCTGTCTGACCCACTATCGGAATCGTTATTGCCGTTATCCGTATTTCCAGTTTCACCTTGATTATCTTGATTTTTTTGATCATCTGGTTTCTGCTCGTCTGTTGCTGGAGGTTGATTTTTGTTATCGTCCGTTTCGTCTGTCTGCTCATCATCTGGCTGTTTTGGCTCTTCTTCTTTGTTTTCATCATCCACTTTCTCTTCCTCTTTTTCATCATCTTTAATGGTCAGGAAGGTAGAGGCTGCTTGACTTGTGACACCATCTACAGTGGCTGTCACTTGGAATTTATACGTTGAGCCAGGTTTCACATCAGAGATGACAGCTTCTTTAGCAGAACTGTTTTGAATCTCTTTATAGCCGCCGTTATCAACAGCCTGCTGCACATGAAATGTCGCATCAGCATCATCATCGTAACCCCAAGAAAGTGTGATAGATTTTTTCTCTTCATCATACACAGCTTTTAGATCAGATGGTTTATCAGCTTCTTTTTTCTCATAAGTGTCAGATACTTTTGAAGGAGCGGTTCCTTTAACAAAGTATTCCGTTGTCTTCTTGTCACTAGGCGTGTTCGGTCCTGCTAATTTCGCAGGGTCAGAACCTTTTTCAATGGTTGCTTCCACAACACTGTCTGGTTTTTCAAATGAGCCACTTCCATCATCAATTTGAGAAATTAATTGTCGGAAGACGATTTTTGCAACGCGTTGTTCATTATGTGTTAACCATATTTTACCGTCTGCTTCTTTTGAATTGCCGATTCCCGTCCAAACGGCTGCTGTATACTGCGGAGTATAGCCAACAAACCAAGAATCTTTTGCACCGCCAGAAGGGATATTATATTTATTGACATCATCTTGCGTAAAGTTGGTTGTTCCTGTTTTACCAGCAACCTCAACATTTGGTACTTGTGCAAGTGTACCTGTTCCAGATTGTACAGCTGTTTTCAGCATATCAGTGATCATAAAGGCAGTATAATCACTCATCGCCGCTTTAGCTTCTGGCGTTAAGTCAAGTTTCGTTCCATCGTTAAATTCAACTGAAGTCACTGCATGCGGTTCGTTATAGTATCCATTATTACCGAACGCACTAAAAGCGCCAGCCATCTTTAAAGAAGAAACACCTTCGTCAAATCCCCCGATTGAGTAGGATTCTGGAATGTCAGAAGGTAAATCCATGCCTAAATTGTTTGCAAATTGAACGGCATTATCTGTACCGGCTGCTTGGAATGCTTTTAGAGCAGGGATGTTTCGTGATTGTGCTAGAGCACTTCTCATTGACATCTTTCCTAAATGTCTTCTGTCAAAGTTGTTAATCGGTGTACCATTTGAATACGTATATGGCGCATCATCAATTTGTTGATACGTCGACCATTTTTTGTTTTCAATGACTGGACCGTAATCTAAGATTGGTTTAATCGTTGAGCCAGGCTGACGTTTTGCATCAATTGCATAGTTAAAGCCGCCGACTGGAACATCACGTCCGCCGCCAATGGCGCGGATTTCACCATTTTTGGTATCAAGCAGGGTGACGCCCGCCTGCATCCCTTTTGTAAACCCGGCAGTATCTCCATTGATGATGCTGTCTAATTGATCTTGCGCATTTGTATCAAGTGTTGTGTGAATTTTTAATCCATCGGTTGATACATCCACTTTGGCTTTTTTCTGAACTTCTTCCATCACTTCTTCAATGAAAGGAGAGTATTTACTTGAGTTTTGTCTGTTGTATTTATCAGCTGAGACCACCGTCTTGCTGACAGGTGTCGCTTTTGCTTTTTCATACTCTTTATTTGTAATATACCCTTGTTTTTTCATTAAGCTTAAAACGATGTTACGGCGTTTTTCTGCCGCTTCAGGATGTTTGACTGGGTTATAAGCAGAAGGACTCTGCGGCATACCAGCAAGTGTTGCAGCCTGTGCAATGGATAGTTTGTTTAAATTAGTGACACCGAAAAATTGTTCAGCTGCTTTTCCAACCCCATAAGCCTGAGGTGTGAAGAAGATTCGGTTTAAATACATTTCTAATATTTCATCTTTAGAGTATTTTTGCTCAAGCTGAATGGAGAGCCATATTTCTTGCACTTTACGTTTTAAAGTTTTGTGATCGTTTAATAAGGTGTTTTTTACGACCTGCTGTGTAATGGTACTTCCACCTTCAGCACCGAAACCGTCCTCGACGTTTGCAATAAGGGCACCACCGATTCGAATAGGGTCAATCCCGTGGTGTTGATAAAAACGTGCATCCTCAGTTGCAATAAAAGCTTCTTTGACCACATCAGGTATGTCTTTAATCGAGACATACGTCCTTTTTTCTGCACCGACTTCTGCAATGACTTTGTTGTTTTTATCATAAATTTTTGAAGAATACGGTGTTTTCAGCTTACTATCATCGAGAGAAGGAGCGGTTGATGCAAAAACGGCAAAAGTTGTGATTCCGGCTACTACACAGAGAAGACCGATCACGAGTAAAGATAAACATATTTTTTTAAATAGACCTGCTTTCTTTTTGCCCTTTTTGTTCTTTTGCTTCTTCGTGTTGGTTCCTTTTGTTGCTTTTCGTCGCTGTTCACGACTTGTAAATTGATCAGACATCACATCTCAACCTTTCGTGTTAAACCTTTTTCGAACGTAATTGATGGTGATTTTCATCCGAAAAATGAAGTGTTTCCACTACTTTAATATAATCAATTCTTGGCGAATATCCAAGTGTCATTAAGTGACCAGCTTCCATTAATTCATCTTTGCTAATGGATTTTCGCCCATTTTGAATTTGCCGCTCCCAAAAGAAAAAGAGCTCAGAAGCAGGTAAATAATAAACGGAGCCAAACGCGGATATAATAACAAAACAAATACCTCCTTGCTTGACAACCTGCTTCATATGCTCAATTTGATGATCATGAAAATTTTTGAGCGGAAACGAGGTTGTACTTGTGGTTTCCTTTGCTTCGAAGTCAATATAGCGCCCTTTATAAACCCCATTATAGTCCGTTGTCGATGACTGTTTAAAATAGGCTTCTTTAATGACAGCGGCGCTCCTTTTTGGATAATCAACATTGACAATTTGAACTGGGGTAGGCTTCTTATGAATGACTGCAATCCCGTTTACCAAATAATACTGGTTGGTTTCATTTAAGTCAGCCTCAAGCGTCATTCCTCGATTACTATAAGAGGATTCGCCGCTTATTCTTTTTTTTGTTCCGATTTGTTGTACTGGCTGATACGATTTTCCGTTTGGATACCGAATCATCAAGTTTCAGCCTCCTTATTATTGCATTTTGTATTGGAGAGATGACCGTGTTGTCACATAAAGAAGAGCAACTCATTACTCAGTATATTTTACGTGAAACGAAAGCGAAAAATAAAGACAATCTGTCAAGAACAAACTCCTACAAGCGCTTTTACGATCGCCATCCAGAATTGAAATGGTCCCTACTTGCTTCCTTTGTATCCAGAAATGCTGGATGGTCGATGACGGATCTAAAGGGTGAATTATTCCATCCGGGTTTAACTGACCAACAGGGGCACATGATTTTTACAGCATATGAAAGAGCGAATTGGCTCATCTTTTCTGATGCTTATCCGCAGCTTTTGCTATATGAATGGTCGAAGCGGTGCAATGCACCTTTATTTCATCTTTTGTCTGTTTTTCGGGTCTCTCGTTTTATGCGCGCCGAGTGGGAACGATTTTGGAGAAAGCGCGACACAGAGCGTCTGCTTTATGCACTCATCATAAACGAACAATATACTATACAATCTCCTATTATACAAAATCCTCTTCTGAAAAAGAATGTTTTTCACTCAATTCAATACGCTTTCAGCGAATGGGGCCATTTTCAAACAGTCGTTTTTCCAACAATAGACGGGCATTTATACGGCATAACCATACGTAAGTTTTCAAAAGTAAAGGAGCGTATTGTATTAGGGAAAAAATTAGCCAAATTACTATTTCGAGCCGATTTGTTTCCGGATTTTTATCATTTTTTACATACTGTGCCGCACACTGGATCTCGGTTTGATTTCGAACAATATTTAGGGATCGCTAGAAGGTCAACACCTTTCTTAAGAACTGTTTATCCGGTGATGACACATTCATTAGACGATCAAAGGAAAGATTGGTTTCAAAAGAAAGTGAATCAATCGTTATTTGATGCTGAATCTTTACCAAAACAAATCGAACTGACGGAATGGTACTTCCATAAAAAAAGGCAGCTTCGTTTTCTTTTCTCATTAGAGCACTATTTTCAGCATAAATAAAAAGCAGGGGGGGGACCTGCTTTTTTACGTGGATGGACGGTTAGGACCGCCAAGCTTTTTATCCAGTTGTTCTGTACTGTTTTCTTTCTCTTTAGGGTTTTGCTCTTTTGGTGCTGGCTGCTTTTTCATGAAATCTACCTCCTTTGTCCTTAGAATTTACAGAATAAGGCGCAATCATACAAAGAAGGACAAGCACATGTCGAAAATGAAAAAAAACGCTCTTCTTCACTTAGATTGGCGATTTGCTTCTAGTTTTGTCATGTATGAAGGATG includes the following:
- a CDS encoding PBP1A family penicillin-binding protein; translation: MSDQFTSREQRRKATKGTNTKKQKNKKGKKKAGLFKKICLSLLVIGLLCVVAGITTFAVFASTAPSLDDSKLKTPYSSKIYDKNNKVIAEVGAEKRTYVSIKDIPDVVKEAFIATEDARFYQHHGIDPIRIGGALIANVEDGFGAEGGSTITQQVVKNTLLNDHKTLKRKVQEIWLSIQLEQKYSKDEILEMYLNRIFFTPQAYGVGKAAEQFFGVTNLNKLSIAQAATLAGMPQSPSAYNPVKHPEAAEKRRNIVLSLMKKQGYITNKEYEKAKATPVSKTVVSADKYNRQNSSKYSPFIEEVMEEVQKKAKVDVSTDGLKIHTTLDTNAQDQLDSIINGDTAGFTKGMQAGVTLLDTKNGEIRAIGGGRDVPVGGFNYAIDAKRQPGSTIKPILDYGPVIENKKWSTYQQIDDAPYTYSNGTPINNFDRRHLGKMSMRSALAQSRNIPALKAFQAAGTDNAVQFANNLGMDLPSDIPESYSIGGFDEGVSSLKMAGAFSAFGNNGYYNEPHAVTSVEFNDGTKLDLTPEAKAAMSDYTAFMITDMLKTAVQSGTGTLAQVPNVEVAGKTGTTNFTQDDVNKYNIPSGGAKDSWFVGYTPQYTAAVWTGIGNSKEADGKIWLTHNEQRVAKIVFRQLISQIDDGSGSFEKPDSVVEATIEKGSDPAKLAGPNTPSDKKTTEYFVKGTAPSKVSDTYEKKEADKPSDLKAVYDEEKKSITLSWGYDDDADATFHVQQAVDNGGYKEIQNSSAKEAVISDVKPGSTYKFQVTATVDGVTSQAASTFLTIKDDEKEEEKVDDENKEEEPKQPDDEQTDETDDNKNQPPATDEQKPDDQKNQDNQGETGNTDNGNNDSDSGSDSSNGNNSSQNDSNNKDKKNSNSKANSQSSNTQANSTSRKEDE
- a CDS encoding DUF2515 domain-containing protein, whose translation is MSHKEEQLITQYILRETKAKNKDNLSRTNSYKRFYDRHPELKWSLLASFVSRNAGWSMTDLKGELFHPGLTDQQGHMIFTAYERANWLIFSDAYPQLLLYEWSKRCNAPLFHLLSVFRVSRFMRAEWERFWRKRDTERLLYALIINEQYTIQSPIIQNPLLKKNVFHSIQYAFSEWGHFQTVVFPTIDGHLYGITIRKFSKVKERIVLGKKLAKLLFRADLFPDFYHFLHTVPHTGSRFDFEQYLGIARRSTPFLRTVYPVMTHSLDDQRKDWFQKKVNQSLFDAESLPKQIELTEWYFHKKRQLRFLFSLEHYFQHK
- the sspM gene encoding acid-soluble spore protein SspM — its product is MKKQPAPKEQNPKEKENSTEQLDKKLGGPNRPST
- a CDS encoding YpoC family protein; translation: MSAASVFTSYVEMLKDKRVEASGEPIEILRANPLAFDLYPDLFAGELPWKQAEEYVPVIFELWDELKAKMLPSFETRKSRCEQEDMLKGIVSMIAAFYWIKGQRLATLEWEEVKQETFPVAPINWTERLDFILLKPTQYHCLIQLDELYTELKKQYGKYKAIKKRKQTR
- the recU gene encoding Holliday junction resolvase RecU yields the protein MIRYPNGKSYQPVQQIGTKKRISGESSYSNRGMTLEADLNETNQYYLVNGIAVIHKKPTPVQIVNVDYPKRSAAVIKEAYFKQSSTTDYNGVYKGRYIDFEAKETTSTTSFPLKNFHDHQIEHMKQVVKQGGICFVIISAFGSVYYLPASELFFFWERQIQNGRKSISKDELMEAGHLMTLGYSPRIDYIKVVETLHFSDENHHQLRSKKV